One stretch of Bacteroidota bacterium DNA includes these proteins:
- a CDS encoding ATP-binding cassette domain-containing protein, whose amino-acid sequence MAIVIQNIIKGFGEKQVLKGISLRLEQGKVNMIIGASGSGKSVMLKCIVGLMKPDGGSIKYDDVDFLSANFKEVRELRKNMGMLFQYSALFDSMTVEENVGFPLKLYTKLSAKEIKKQVQSCLDRVNMTGTNHLFPAELSGGMMKRVGIARAIVLNPKYLFCDEPNSGLDPLTSKVIDELIQDITAEYNTCTVVVSHDMNSVINISDNIMFLHKGQKEWEGDKRAIMHSGNDSLDKFVFVSDLINRDLFANGPNAPKDLPDLEKKEAEKQPGNKEQELETSVQSEPETPIVENLLEEAANAPESVEKPEVALSPEEEIDPQPEVPPTES is encoded by the coding sequence ATGGCGATCGTCATTCAGAACATCATCAAAGGCTTCGGCGAAAAGCAGGTGCTCAAAGGCATCAGCCTCAGACTTGAGCAAGGCAAGGTCAACATGATCATTGGCGCGAGCGGTAGTGGCAAGTCGGTCATGCTCAAATGCATCGTCGGATTGATGAAGCCCGATGGTGGCTCGATCAAATACGACGACGTGGATTTCCTCTCAGCCAACTTCAAGGAAGTCAGGGAATTGCGGAAAAACATGGGAATGCTGTTTCAGTATTCGGCCTTGTTTGACTCGATGACCGTCGAGGAAAATGTCGGCTTTCCCTTGAAATTGTACACCAAATTGTCGGCCAAGGAGATCAAAAAACAGGTTCAATCCTGCCTTGACCGCGTGAATATGACCGGTACCAACCACTTGTTTCCCGCAGAATTGTCGGGCGGCATGATGAAAAGGGTCGGTATCGCCCGTGCGATTGTACTGAATCCCAAGTATCTTTTTTGCGACGAACCCAATTCGGGCCTTGACCCTTTGACTTCGAAGGTGATCGATGAGCTGATTCAAGACATTACGGCAGAATACAATACCTGTACCGTTGTGGTCTCCCACGACATGAACTCGGTGATCAACATCAGCGACAACATCATGTTCCTGCACAAGGGCCAAAAGGAATGGGAAGGTGACAAGCGTGCGATTATGCATTCGGGGAATGACAGCCTTGACAAGTTTGTCTTTGTTTCTGACCTGATCAACCGAGACTTGTTTGCCAATGGCCCAAATGCTCCGAAGGATTTGCCAGATTTGGAGAAAAAAGAGGCGGAAAAGCAACCGGGGAACAAGGAACAGGAACTTGAAACCTCCGTTCAATCCGAACCGGAAACGCCGATCGTCGAAAATCTTTTGGAAGAAGCTGCAAATGCTCCGGAGTCAGTAGAAAAACCGGAGGTCGCGCTGAGTCCCGAGGAGGAAATTGATCCGCAACCGGAGGTCCCGCCTACCGAATCCTAA
- a CDS encoding ABC transporter permease, with translation MKILYHIGRYLTLLGSFFKSPEKFSVYWNLILVECNAIGVGSVLIVVLISVFIGAVMTVQTAYQLESPLLPDSLIGTTVANSSMLELAPTVTSLVLAGKVGSAIASQLGTMRVTEQVDALEVMGINSATYLIFPKIVAALITFPLLIILAAFLQMAGGLVAGDLTGEVASVDFIAGMQEYFQVFYINFMILKAVVFGFIISSIAAYQGYHVRGGALEVGQGSTRAVVFSCIVILLADFTLAKLLI, from the coding sequence ATGAAGATACTCTACCATATCGGCAGGTACTTGACGCTTTTGGGCAGCTTTTTTAAGTCGCCCGAGAAGTTTTCCGTCTATTGGAACCTGATTCTCGTCGAATGCAACGCCATTGGCGTGGGGTCGGTCCTGATCGTGGTGCTGATTTCCGTGTTTATCGGCGCGGTTATGACCGTGCAAACAGCCTATCAATTGGAGTCTCCTCTCCTACCCGACTCCTTGATCGGTACCACCGTGGCCAACAGTTCGATGCTCGAATTGGCACCCACCGTGACTTCGCTTGTGTTGGCGGGCAAGGTCGGATCTGCGATTGCTTCGCAATTGGGCACCATGCGCGTGACCGAACAGGTCGATGCGCTGGAAGTGATGGGCATCAATTCGGCGACGTATTTGATCTTCCCGAAGATTGTTGCAGCGCTGATCACGTTTCCTTTGCTGATCATCCTTGCAGCTTTTTTGCAAATGGCCGGCGGATTGGTCGCAGGCGATTTGACGGGCGAAGTTGCCTCCGTGGACTTCATCGCAGGGATGCAGGAATACTTTCAGGTATTCTACATCAACTTCATGATTCTCAAGGCTGTCGTATTCGGATTTATCATCAGTTCGATTGCAGCCTACCAAGGTTACCATGTGCGCGGTGGCGCCTTGGAAGTTGGACAAGGAAGCACCCGCGCGGTGGTGTTTTCCTGCATCGTGATTCTTCTTGCCGACTTTACGCTCGCTAAACTTTTGATCTAA
- a CDS encoding multicopper oxidase domain-containing protein has protein sequence MQVPQLIDAATVNLTMDVEYHNFSGITGDSLNVNIKTFAYNSPQALGTNTYLGPTLRWLEGRHQTINITNNLPGSDTSTVHWHGAHIPAWTDGGPHQKINPQGGTFSPDFEVLDSACTLWYHPHGLDETYVQVQMGLAGTIVVNEASDALGALLPHTYGQDDFPIIIQDIFFQRSTINPDSFSIDTGKVGLGRRVIMNGNIRPYLDVPPQNVRFRILNGSTRLPYPLWIGPNKNQHLPFKLTGSDGGYLPDSARTVTTILTAPGTRNEIVFDFSAYAGQTLYMTTVSGESAQDSLVLQFRVGALPTAPLGIVPATFPAHDVYPYGAFTKTRTKKLLGNSANGPHPGLFNINNLQFVPETINDTINLGDTEVWTIENRTNKPHPFHIHDIQFYVIDVKDTNGVTQPMPVEYLGRKDDIWILPGDVVRFVTKFDDFGSPMPFEVATETYMYHCHILPHEDGMYAASNVHAGMMLQFAVWDGTVRITEAQEIGDGMQLYPNPAHDVLHLRGESRIPSELRIYDIQGRLLHKEALSAFNGDVSIPVADLAVGMILVEWSSAKGTFTKKVVLH, from the coding sequence ATGCAGGTTCCACAGCTTATTGACGCTGCAACGGTGAACCTGACGATGGATGTTGAATACCATAATTTCAGCGGAATCACGGGGGATAGCTTGAATGTCAATATCAAGACATTTGCCTACAACTCACCACAAGCGCTTGGAACCAATACCTACCTTGGTCCGACCTTGCGTTGGTTGGAAGGCCGCCATCAGACCATCAACATAACCAACAACTTACCTGGCAGTGACACATCTACGGTTCATTGGCACGGCGCCCACATCCCGGCATGGACCGACGGTGGCCCTCACCAAAAAATCAACCCGCAGGGTGGAACCTTTAGCCCTGATTTTGAAGTCCTTGACTCAGCATGTACACTTTGGTATCACCCACATGGTTTGGATGAAACTTATGTGCAAGTGCAAATGGGCTTGGCAGGTACGATCGTAGTGAATGAGGCGAGTGATGCCCTTGGTGCATTGCTACCCCACACGTACGGGCAAGACGATTTCCCGATCATCATCCAAGACATTTTTTTCCAGCGCTCCACGATCAATCCTGATTCATTTTCCATTGATACTGGCAAAGTTGGATTGGGACGAAGGGTAATCATGAATGGAAATATCCGCCCCTACCTGGATGTCCCGCCACAAAATGTACGTTTCCGCATTCTGAATGGATCGACACGGTTGCCTTATCCCCTTTGGATTGGCCCGAATAAGAACCAGCATCTTCCTTTCAAGCTCACAGGAAGCGATGGCGGTTACCTACCCGATAGTGCTAGAACCGTCACGACAATCCTCACCGCACCGGGCACCCGCAACGAAATCGTCTTTGACTTTTCAGCCTACGCAGGTCAGACACTCTATATGACAACTGTGAGCGGCGAAAGCGCCCAAGACTCGTTGGTTTTGCAGTTCAGAGTAGGCGCTCTTCCCACCGCACCCCTTGGAATCGTACCTGCAACGTTTCCCGCCCATGATGTATATCCCTATGGGGCATTTACTAAGACGCGTACGAAAAAATTGCTGGGGAATAGTGCCAATGGCCCGCATCCAGGGCTTTTCAACATTAACAATTTGCAATTTGTGCCCGAGACAATCAATGACACCATTAACCTTGGAGATACCGAAGTTTGGACCATTGAAAACCGCACCAACAAGCCTCACCCATTCCATATCCATGACATCCAATTCTATGTAATTGACGTGAAGGATACGAATGGTGTTACCCAGCCAATGCCCGTCGAATATCTCGGTCGCAAGGACGATATCTGGATTCTACCAGGCGACGTGGTCCGCTTTGTCACCAAGTTTGATGACTTCGGGAGCCCCATGCCTTTTGAGGTGGCGACGGAGACTTATATGTATCACTGCCACATCTTGCCCCATGAAGATGGGATGTATGCCGCATCCAACGTGCATGCGGGGATGATGCTGCAGTTTGCAGTATGGGATGGCACGGTAAGGATCACGGAAGCTCAAGAAATCGGCGATGGAATGCAGCTTTATCCCAATCCGGCGCATGATGTATTGCACCTGCGCGGGGAGAGTCGCATACCGAGCGAACTTCGGATTTATGACATTCAAGGTCGTTTGTTGCACAAGGAAGCTTTGAGCGCATTCAATGGTGATGTAAGTATTCCTGTGGCTGACCTTGCGGTTGGAATGATCCTCGTCGAATGGAGCTCTGCCAAGGGCACATTCACAAAAAAGGTCGTTTTGCACTGA
- a CDS encoding beta-propeller fold lactonase family protein, whose translation MRRNCATKGCHTQESAEAAAGLNLETWDKLFEGAAGGSPVIPYSPDQSYLLYAINTDTSLGPTLAPTMPIGRPALTHAEYMDIRQWILEGARNEDGKERFPAESGRRKWYVANKGCDRVAVVDAESRQIMRYVEVGANPVALELPHALVMSPDQRSFYVIFSMFSPHIEQYSTLTDEKIASISLGHNGWNSMCISPDGKLGFVVAEQMREVLVLDLTTHQIAAPSVTTFQDVHGPVVHPFQRKLYLPQPLRSGMYVMTFDQMGVLSNPSTVDLVQGVNPAQPGNLWPYKIVFSPDASKYFVACRNSNEVRVFSALNDSLIQVIRVGDFPVDLAISAATGHLLVACQEDTTFVNGTATTRGSVSVINLQSGQLARTLYTGFQPGAIGIDPVSGLAVVTNRNLLGNSSGQHHPSPCGGVNGYLTMIDLQNLELVNGYKYELLADPAAVAVKQ comes from the coding sequence ATGCGGCGAAATTGTGCCACCAAGGGTTGCCATACGCAAGAAAGTGCGGAGGCTGCTGCCGGATTGAATTTGGAGACATGGGACAAGTTGTTTGAAGGCGCAGCAGGTGGCAGTCCGGTGATTCCCTATTCGCCCGACCAAAGTTACTTATTGTATGCGATCAACACGGATACAAGCCTGGGGCCTACCCTTGCGCCGACGATGCCGATTGGAAGACCGGCTTTGACCCATGCGGAGTATATGGACATTCGGCAGTGGATCCTCGAAGGCGCGCGCAATGAAGACGGAAAGGAAAGATTTCCCGCTGAATCCGGTCGCAGGAAATGGTATGTCGCCAACAAGGGCTGCGACCGTGTTGCTGTCGTGGACGCAGAAAGCAGGCAGATCATGCGCTATGTGGAAGTCGGTGCCAATCCCGTTGCCTTGGAGCTACCGCATGCCCTTGTGATGTCGCCCGATCAGCGCTCATTTTACGTGATTTTCTCAATGTTTAGCCCCCATATCGAACAATACAGTACCCTCACCGACGAAAAAATTGCAAGTATTTCGCTGGGGCACAATGGCTGGAATTCGATGTGCATCAGTCCAGATGGAAAGTTGGGATTTGTGGTCGCGGAACAAATGCGGGAGGTATTGGTGCTTGATCTGACAACACATCAAATCGCAGCTCCGTCTGTAACAACCTTTCAGGATGTACACGGCCCTGTGGTGCATCCCTTTCAACGGAAACTCTATCTGCCTCAGCCTTTGCGCAGTGGCATGTATGTAATGACTTTTGATCAAATGGGTGTACTAAGCAACCCCTCCACGGTGGATCTTGTACAAGGAGTAAACCCTGCGCAACCTGGCAATCTTTGGCCGTACAAAATTGTATTCTCTCCCGACGCCTCCAAGTACTTTGTCGCTTGTCGCAACAGCAATGAGGTGCGCGTATTCAGTGCGCTCAACGATAGTTTGATACAGGTCATCCGAGTCGGTGATTTTCCAGTGGACTTGGCAATATCGGCGGCGACTGGACATCTCTTGGTGGCCTGTCAGGAAGATACGACATTTGTCAACGGAACAGCAACAACACGTGGCTCTGTATCGGTAATCAACTTACAATCAGGCCAATTGGCGCGGACTTTATATACTGGATTCCAGCCAGGTGCAATTGGTATCGATCCCGTTTCAGGGTTAGCTGTGGTAACCAACCGCAACTTATTGGGCAATTCGTCAGGGCAGCACCATCCATCTCCCTGCGGTGGGGTCAACGGGTACCTTACCATGATCGACCTTCAGAATTTGGAGCTTGTGAACGGCTACAAATATGAATTACTCGCAGACCCGGCAGCGGTTGCCGTGAAGCAGTGA